A part of Rhopalosiphum maidis isolate BTI-1 chromosome 3, ASM367621v3, whole genome shotgun sequence genomic DNA contains:
- the LOC113558281 gene encoding acyl-coenzyme A thioesterase 13-like, with amino-acid sequence MNNNKVLELVRKFLNFSIKRNGHDRILDKVNIISAENGKCIAEMVVEKQHTNSYGTLHGGFTATVVDVLSSIAVLTHPRVVEDIDSAPNSGVSVDIHISYLNSAKIGDRVVINSETVKLGRTLAFLKVTLLRKDDNVILAQGSHTKFVG; translated from the exons atgaacAACAACAAAGTATTAGAATTAGTAcgaaaatttttgaatttttcaatcaAACGTAATGGACATGATAGAATTTTAGATAAG gtgaatataatatcagcTGAAAATGGCAAATGTATTGCTGAGATGGTTGTTGAAAAACAACATACCAATTCATATGGTACACTTCATGGAGGTTTTACAGCTACCGTTGTAGATGTTTTGTCTAGTATTGCTGTATTGACTCATCCACGAGTTGTTGAAGACATTGATTCGGCACCTAACAGTGGTGTTTCAGTTGATATTCATATTTC gtatttaaattcagCAAAAATTGGTGACCGAGTAGTAATTAATTCTGAAACTGTTAAACTTGGAAGAACTTTAGCATTTTTAAAAGTGACATTGTTAAGGAAAGATGATAATGTTATCTTAGCTCAAGGTTCACATACTAAGTTTGTAGGatga